A region from the Canis lupus baileyi chromosome 27, mCanLup2.hap1, whole genome shotgun sequence genome encodes:
- the CHEK2 gene encoding serine/threonine-protein kinase Chk2 isoform X1, protein MCGRLSSFVDELRSEVHFPCYLQAETGPDVQDEKGRSCVLQNQRVVMSRETDVECQQSHGSGACSQSQGTFSQSQGISSQTHGSSSHSQGTSSSTSTAPTSSQSSHSSSGTLSSLDTVSTQELCSIPEDQEPEEPVPAPWARLWALQDGFPNLECVNDNYWFGRDRSCEYCFDEPLLKRTDKYRTYSKKHFRIFREMGPKNSYIAYIEDHSGNGTFVNRELVGKGRRLPLNNNSEIALSVWSNKVFVFFDLTVDDQSVYPKELRDEYIMSKTLGSGACGEVKLAFERKTCKKVAIKIISKRKFAIGSEREADPALDVETEIEILKKLNHPCIIKIKDFFDAEDYYIVLELMEGGELFDRVVGNKRLKEATCKLYFYQMLLAVQYLHENGIIHRDLKPENVLLSSQKEDCLIKITDFGQSKILGETSLMRTLCGTPTYLAPEVLNSFGTAGYNRAVDCWSLGVILFICLSGYPPFSEHKTQVPLKDQITSGKFNFIPEVWAEVSEKALDLVKKLLMVDPKVRFTTEEALRHPWLQDEDMKRKFQNLLSEEKKSTALLQVPAQPSTSRKRLLEGEAEDADTTKRLAMCAAVS, encoded by the exons ATGTGTGGGCGACTGTCTTCCTTTGTAGATGAACTTCGAAGTGAAGTTCACTTCCCCTGTTACTTACAAGCTGAAACTGGCCCAGACGTGCAGGATGAGAAAGGACGAAGTTGTGTTCTTCAAAATCAGAGG GTCGTGATGTCTCGGGAGACGGATGTGGAGTGTCAGCAGTCCCATGGCAGTGGTGCTTGTTCGCAGTCCCAAGGCACTTTCTCACAGTCTCAAGGCATCTCCTCGCAGACACACGGCTCCTCCTCACACTCTCAGGGCACATCCAGCTCCACCAGCACAGCACCCACATCTAGCCAGTCGTCTCACTCCAGCTCAGGGACCCTGAGCTCCTTAGACACAGTGTCCACCCAGGAACTCTGTTCTATTCCTGAGGACCAGGAACCTGAAGAGCCTGTCCCTGCCCCTTGGGCTCGATTATGGGCCCTTCAGGATGGATTCCCCAATCTTG AGTGTGTTAATGACAACTACTGGTTTGGGAGAGATAGAAGCTGTGAATACTGCTTTGATGAGCCATTGCTGAAAAGAACAGATAAATACCGGACTTACAGCAAGAAGCACTTTCGGATTTTCAGA GAAATGGGTCCTAAAAACTCTTACATCGCATACATAGAAGATCACAGTGGGAATGGAACCTTTGTAAATAGAGAGCTGGTAGGGAAAGGAAGACGCCTTCCTTTGAATAACAATTCTGAAATTGCACTTTCAGTATGGAGTAATAAAG tttttgtattttttgatcTGACTGTAGATGATCAGTCAGTTTATCCTAAGGAATTAAGAGACGAATACATCATGTCAAAAACTCTCGGaag TGGTGCCTGTGGTGAGGTGAAGCTAGCTTTTGAGAGGAAAACATGTAAGAAAGTAGCCATAAAAATCATCAGCAAGAGGAAGTTCGCTATTGGCTCTGAGAGAGAGGCA GATCCAGCTCTCGATGttgaaacagaaatagaaattttgaaaaagctaAATCAT CCTTGTATCATCAAGATCAAAGACTTTTTTGATGCCGAAGATTATTATATTGTTTTGGAATT GATGGAAGGAGGAGAGCTGTTTGACAGGGTGGTGGGGAATAAGAGGCTGAAAGAAGCTACGTGCAAACTCTATTTTTACCAGATGCTCCTGGCTGTACAG TACCTTCATGAAAATGGCATTATACATCGGGACTTAAAGCCAGAGAATGTTCTACTCTCATCTCAAAAAGAGGACTGTCTTATAAAG ATTACTGATTTTGGGCAGTCTAAGATTTTGGGGGAGACCTCTCTCATGAGAACCTTATGTGGTACTCCCACCTACCTGGCTCCTGAGGTTCTTAATTCCTTTGGGACTGCTGGATATAACCGAGCGGTGGATTGCTGGAGTTTAGgagttattctttttatttg CCTTAGTGGGTACCCACCTTTCTCTGAGCATAAGACTCAAGTGCCCTTGAAGGATCAGATCACCAGTGGAAAATTCAACTTCATTCCTGAAGTCTGGGCAGAGGTCTCAGAAAAGG CCCTGGATCTTGTCAAGAAGTTGTTGATGGTGGATCCAAAGGTGCGTTTTACGACGGAAGAAGCTTTAAGACACCCGTGGCTTCAG